The following are from one region of the Salicibibacter kimchii genome:
- a CDS encoding hydantoinase/oxoprolinase family protein, which translates to MKQTTPLVLGIDAGGTMTDTILVDKQGNFAVGKAPTTPGYEAEGFIESARDATDLWNLDTDKTFEELEVILYSGTGMLNTLLSRTGKRIGLIVTRGMEDAVLMGRGLQTWSGYSYPDRLHAVTHAHPDPLVPRSRVRGVTERIDQFGQVVIPAYEHEVISGVKELLEQDIEALCICCMYSHVNPEHELQIGETARRVLAEEGVDIPVYSSHQVRPIIREQSRLNSTLIEAYATAKGREQLLGVEAAAKQQGFQHSMQTMLSYGGLANVRYPRLHETMISGPVGGLLGAKHVGELVGTDSVIVSDMGGTSFDIGAITRGKIPIDNEPTLARFKLNLPTLAMDTIGAGGGTIVKVDPYTHKVSLGPESAGSVPGPVAMDMGGTEPTIADCDAIMGRLNPDNFLGGRVRLNVEKAKQVLQEKVADPLEVDVYEAAEGMVNLLEMEARSSIESIISTRGVDPSEYHLMSYGGSGPLHMAEYSRGLGFSGIMTFPFAAAFSAFGCTTADYLHRHSQSVQMMIGPDMSEQDRDEVRRQINEIWDDLNTRARAELVAEGHESDAVTCEPFAMMRYTGQLEDVEVTAPTMKLESDDDLDRLTQDFETLYETINRSVSSYGEAEAGFTIMELGLSARVEKVKPELTRRPLGSAEPKPEANKGTRSMYYNRAWQEAQLWEMDMLEPGNVLEGPAIVEHPATTLVIPSGDRVRIDEWTILHYEHGEQAQKSADYVL; encoded by the coding sequence ATGAAACAGACAACACCACTCGTACTTGGCATCGATGCCGGTGGGACGATGACCGACACGATTCTCGTGGATAAACAGGGCAACTTCGCGGTCGGTAAGGCGCCGACCACGCCCGGTTACGAAGCGGAAGGATTTATAGAATCTGCCCGAGATGCTACCGACCTTTGGAATCTGGATACAGACAAAACCTTTGAAGAGTTGGAGGTCATCCTATATTCAGGTACGGGTATGCTGAATACGTTGCTATCCAGGACAGGCAAACGCATCGGGCTCATCGTGACGAGAGGAATGGAAGACGCTGTACTTATGGGAAGAGGGTTGCAGACATGGTCGGGTTATTCATATCCAGACCGCTTGCATGCGGTCACCCACGCCCATCCCGACCCCCTCGTACCCCGTAGCCGTGTGCGCGGCGTGACCGAGCGTATCGATCAGTTCGGTCAGGTGGTCATTCCCGCTTATGAGCACGAGGTTATTAGCGGTGTAAAAGAGCTCTTGGAGCAGGATATCGAGGCGTTGTGCATTTGCTGTATGTATTCCCACGTTAATCCTGAACACGAATTGCAAATTGGCGAGACGGCTCGACGGGTACTGGCGGAGGAAGGCGTCGATATCCCGGTCTACTCTAGTCATCAGGTTCGTCCGATCATTCGCGAGCAGTCCCGGTTAAACAGCACGCTCATTGAGGCATATGCAACCGCTAAGGGCCGTGAGCAGTTGCTGGGCGTCGAAGCCGCCGCTAAGCAACAAGGTTTTCAGCACAGTATGCAAACGATGCTTTCTTATGGGGGGCTCGCCAACGTGCGCTATCCCCGTCTTCACGAGACGATGATCTCGGGACCGGTCGGGGGCCTTTTGGGCGCCAAACATGTCGGTGAGTTGGTCGGTACGGACTCGGTGATCGTTAGCGATATGGGTGGGACGAGTTTTGACATCGGTGCCATTACCCGTGGCAAAATCCCTATTGATAATGAGCCTACCTTGGCCCGATTTAAGTTAAACCTTCCGACGTTAGCGATGGATACCATTGGTGCCGGCGGCGGTACCATCGTCAAGGTAGATCCTTATACGCACAAGGTTAGTTTAGGGCCCGAAAGCGCTGGCTCTGTCCCGGGCCCAGTGGCCATGGATATGGGCGGCACGGAGCCGACGATTGCTGACTGTGATGCAATCATGGGCCGCTTGAACCCGGACAACTTTCTCGGTGGTAGGGTTCGGCTCAATGTTGAGAAGGCAAAGCAGGTCCTTCAGGAAAAAGTTGCCGATCCCTTGGAAGTGGATGTGTACGAAGCGGCTGAAGGGATGGTGAACTTGCTAGAAATGGAAGCTAGGTCTTCCATTGAATCTATCATTTCTACTCGCGGTGTTGATCCAAGTGAGTACCACTTGATGTCCTACGGCGGGTCCGGTCCGCTTCACATGGCCGAGTACAGCCGCGGCCTAGGTTTTAGCGGTATTATGACATTCCCGTTTGCGGCGGCCTTTTCAGCCTTTGGTTGCACAACTGCGGATTATTTGCACCGGCATAGCCAATCCGTCCAAATGATGATCGGCCCCGATATGTCGGAGCAGGATCGAGATGAGGTTCGCCGGCAAATTAATGAGATTTGGGACGACCTCAACACTCGTGCCCGCGCTGAGTTGGTCGCTGAAGGCCATGAATCGGATGCAGTCACCTGCGAGCCCTTCGCGATGATGCGGTACACCGGCCAATTGGAAGATGTAGAAGTGACAGCACCGACGATGAAACTGGAGTCAGACGACGACTTAGATCGGCTCACACAGGATTTTGAAACCTTGTACGAAACGATCAACCGCAGCGTGTCTAGCTATGGAGAAGCCGAAGCCGGCTTCACCATTATGGAACTTGGCTTAAGCGCTCGCGTGGAAAAAGTGAAGCCAGAGTTAACTCGTCGCCCCTTGGGTTCCGCGGAACCTAAACCCGAGGCCAATAAAGGGACGCGGTCCATGTATTACAATCGTGCCTGGCAGGAGGCACAGCTGTGGGAAATGGATATGCTGGAGCCTGGTAACGTGCTTGAGGGCCCCGCCATTGTGGAGCACCCGGCTACGACCTTGGTCATTCCGTCGGGGGACCGGGTCCGTATAGATGAATGGACCATTTTGCATTATGAACATGGCGAGCAAGCGCAAAAATCAGCGGATTACGTACTGTAG